A stretch of the Oncorhynchus clarkii lewisi isolate Uvic-CL-2024 chromosome 9, UVic_Ocla_1.0, whole genome shotgun sequence genome encodes the following:
- the LOC139416812 gene encoding F-actin-monooxygenase mical1-like, with product MANQNSTNPSHDLFEQFVQAQTCKEVQRIFSELCHHLQVDPRDYQSFYTKLKERLNYWKAKSLWVKLDKRAQHQDYQQGEVCAKNKCLVLGAGPCGLRTAIELALLGAHVVVLEKRDSFSRNNVLHLWPYTIYDLRGLAAKKFYGKFCTGALDHISIRQLQLILLKVCLLLGVEVQTGVEFKGFVEPSGATGWMAKLFPDNHPAGKFQFDVFISAGGGSFVPYGFKRKELRGKLAIGITCNFLNRHTAAETQVAEISGVARIYNQKFFQDLLTETGIDLENIVYYKDDTHYFVMTAKKKSLLKMGVIKQDFSDADKLLAQVNVDQEALLRYAYDAAQFSTGHCLPDMQFAQNHAGQPDVAMFDFTCMHRAENASLVRERKGKKLLMGLVGDCLVEPFWPLGTGIARGFLAAFDTAWMVRSWGKGRPHMEVLAERESIYQLLSQTTPENTSKKYSAFSIDPATRYQHVNLNSVKAFQVKRLYDVEEHLNPGRPNKKPKENWSHLRQDSVGAFEVLLKWCQQHTAGYDRVNVKDLNQSWRSGLALCALINTFRPRVIDMSSLEESNAVYNNQLAFNLLERELGILPIMSAREMSFMGQIDKLSMVHYLTQIHDAFNERTPTKEPQSLPLKPSKTLSFRAAVVFLNNLKHNSLQRRKERLASKKDGNGTMGEEKDLLAPLSAPKVNPDPVNPDPEPSLTPGISSNEECYFCCQRVYVLERISTEGKLFHRSCFTCHQCGTTLRLGGYTFNQHTGKFYCELHSEQLEMENGEQCPSVQDTIEDHNEKERGVNGISSEEPSPCPSEDDDEEFSLDLGLPKPMAPQGEEHPSSKQSNPVEEPHVPPNPPIDVYLKKGFKASEVEEEKEGKERVEDPSSYPPTPVPKPRLSCSEIPSPQASPPVPKPRTVLPTPKRDMSPAHVGEKGSLEAAGEKGAPKATPALDSRAKQSLRKLQLNDKENNQLVNLSFSLDSDSETPGSSSCSSSTVTAGGPSPPKPPDCQEEEGYWIGGSRPEGHIRELRNRRCFRRKEEPEEGQGQHGRVRSKFSPWNLSSPRPRRDYRFSVLNSHPEVHYHHSVSEDGGADDEDDDDYDELDMFGVDGMDLYDDKFQIVPSDPVKAEKLQLMKIRTLARRAKTSEMQRFHKAQSIQRRLEEIEVTYKELEDEGVVLEQVLRGEEDSCGSPGMIDQWVHLVHQKNTLVSEESDLMVASRQLELEDKQSTLEMELRRYELDDSEKSVEQQAEEERVLQDMLEVVDMRNSLVAFLDETRLQETETDEQQSTSLLEVKRHPTASAGAQVYWA from the exons ATGGCCAACCAGAACTCTACCAACCCGTCCCATGACTTGTTTGAGCAGTTCGTCCAAGCCCAGACCTGTAAGGAGGTGCAGCGTATTTTCTCAGAGCTTTGCCACCACCTACAGGTGGACCCCAGGGACTACCAGAGCTTCTACACCAAGCTCAAGGAGAGGCTCAACTACTGGAAGGCCAAGTCCCTCTGGGTCAAGCTGGACAAGCGGGCTCAACACCAAGACTACCAGCAAGGCGAAGTCTGTGCCAAAAACAAG tgCCTAGTGCTGGGTGCAGGGCCGTGCGGGCTCAGGACAGCCATAGAGCTGGCTCTGCTGGGGGCTCATGTGGTGGTACTAGAGAAGAGAGACTCTTTCTCCCGGAATAACGTGCTGCACCTGTGGCCCTACACCATCTATGACCTGCGTGGGCTGGCTGCCAAGAAGTTCTACGGCAAATTCTGCACGGGGGCTCTGGATCACATCA GCATCCGTCAGCTCCAGCTGATACTGCTGAAAGTGTGTCTTCTCCTGGGGGTGGAAGTTCAAACAGGGGTGGAATTCAAAGGATTTGTGGAGCCCTCAGGAGCCACAG GCTGGATGGCAAAGCTGTTTCCTGACAATCACCCTGCTGGGAAGTTCCAGTTTGATGTCTTCATATCTGCAGGAGGAGGAAGCTTTGTCCCGTatg GCTTCAAGAGGAAGGAGCTGCGAGGGAAGCTGGCCATTGGCATCACGTGTAACTTCCTCAACCGTCACACTGCAGCCGAGACCCAGGTGGCAGAGATCAGCGGTGTGGCACGTATCTACAACCAGAAGTTCTTCCAGGACCTGCTCACAGAGACGG gtatTGATCTGGAGAACATAGTCTACTATAAAGATGACACCCACTACTTTGTCATGACTGCCAAGAAGAAGAGCCTGTTAAAGATGGGGGTCATTAAACAG GACTTTAGTGATGCCGATAAGCTTCTGGCCCAGGTAAATGTGGACCAGGAGGCCTTGTTGCGTTACGCCTACGATGCTGCCCAGTTCTCCACGGGCCACTGCCTGCCCGACATGCAGTTTGCCCAGAACCACGCGGGCCAGCCTGATGTGGCCATGTTCGACTTCACTTGCATGCACCGAGCTGAGAACGCCTCTCTGGTCAGGGAGAGAAAGGGCAAGAAACTACTCATGGGCCTGGTGGGAGACTGCCTGGTAGAG CCGTTTTGGCCTCTGGGAACAGGTATTGCCCGTGGGTTCCTGGCTGCCTTCGACACAGCATGGATGGTTAGGAGCTGGGGCAAGGGAAGACCCCACATGGAAGTACTTGCTGAGCG AGAGAGTATCTACCAGCTCCTGTCTCAgaccacaccagagaacaccagtAAGAAATATAGCGCCTTCAGCATAGACCCGGCTACACGCTACCAGCACGTCAACCTCAACTCCGTCAAGGCCTTCCAG GTGAAACGTCTCTATGATGTGGAAGAACACCTTAATCCTGGGCGACCCAACAAGAAGCCGAAAGAAAATTGGTCTCACCTGCGACAAG ATTCGGTTGGAGCGTTTGAGGTGCTTTTGAAGTGGTGCCAGCAGCACACTGCAGGGTACGACAGGGTGAACGTGAAAGATCTGAACCAGTCCTGGAGGTCTGGCCTGGCCCTGTGTGCCCTCATCAACACCTTCAGACCCCGTGTCAT TGACATGTCCTCTCTGGAGGAGTCTAATGCAGTCTACAATAACCAGCTGGCCTTCAACTtgctggagagagagctgggcaTCCTTCCCATAATGTCAGCCAGGGAGATGTCTTTCATGGGACAGATAGACAAGCTCTCCATGGTGCACTACCTCACACAGATCCACGATGCGTTCAATGAAAGGACACCTACTAAAG AACCTCAGAGCCTTCCCCTGAAGCCATCCAAGACCCTGTCTTTTCGGGCTGCTGTGGTCTTCCTCAACAACCTCAAGCACAACTCTCTGCAGCGACGCAAG GAGAGACTGGCAAGCAAGAAAGACGGAAACGGGACGATGGGAGAGGAAAAGGAT CTTTTAGCTCCTCTCTCAGCCCCTAAGGTGAACCCTGACCCTGTGAACCCTGACCCTGAACCGAGCCTGACGCCAGGCATCAGTAGCAACGAGGAGTGTTACTTCTGTTGCCAGCGGGTCTATGTTCTGGAGAGGATCAGTACTGAGGGAAAGTTATTCCACCGTAGCTGCTTCACCTGCCATCAGTGCGGCACCACCCTTAGACTGGGCGGGTATACCTTCAACCAGCACACTG GGAAGTTCTACTGTGAGCTGCACTCTGAACaactagagatggagaacggGGAACAATGCCCATCCGTTCAG GATACAATAGAAGATCAcaatgagaaggagagaggtgttAATGGGATCTCCAGTGAAGAGCCCTCACCTTGTCCCTctgaagatgatgatgaagagtTCTCTCTAGACTTGGGTCTTCCTAAACCAATGGCTCCTCAGGGTGAGGAACACCCCAGCAGCAAACAATCTAATCCTGTAGAGGAGCCCCATGTCCCACCAAATCCACCCATAGACGTTTACCTGAAGAAAGGGTTTAAGGCCAGTGAGGTGGAGGAAGaaaaggaggggaaggagagggttgAGGATCCCTCCTCATACCCCCCGACCCCTGTCCCAAAACCTCGTCTATCTTGTTCGGAAATCCCCAGCCCTCAGGCCTCCCCTCCTGTACCCAAACCACGCACCGTCCTCCCCACCCCAAAAAGGGACATGTCACCGGCCCATGTAGGGGAGAAGGGGTCCCTCGAAGCAGCAGGAGAGAAAGGGGCCCCCAAGGCTACCCCAGCCCTTGACTCCAGGGCGAAGCAGTCCCTGCGGAAGCTGCAGCTCAACGACAAGGAGAATAACCAATTAGTCAATCTGAGCTTCAGCCTGGACTCTGACTCAGAGACACCTGgttcttcctcctgctcctcttcaaCAGTCACAGCAGGGGGTCCCAGCCCACCCAAACCTCCAG ATTgccaggaggaggagggctaCTGGATTGGGGGCTCGAGGCCGGAGGGACACATCCGGGAGCTCAGGAACCGCCGCTGCTTCAGAAGGAAAGAGGAGCCTGAGGAGGGCCAGGGTCAACACGGCAGGGTCCGCTCCAAATTCTCCCCCTGGAACCTCTCCTCCCCTCGGCCGAGGAGGGACTACCGCTTCAGCGTCCTCAACAGCCACCCAG AAGTACACTATCACCACAGTGTATCCGAAGATGGTGGTgctgatgatgaggatgatgatgattatgatgagtTGGATATGTTTGGAGTAGATGGCATGGATTTATATGATGACAAG TTCCAGATCGTCCCTTCAGACCCTGTGAAGGCTGAGAAGCTACAGCTGATGAAGATTAGGACTTTGGCACGTCGGGCCAAGACATCTGAGATGCAGCGCTTCCACAAAGCCCAG TCTATCCAGAGGCGACTGGAGGAGATCGAGGTGACGTATAAAGAGCTGGAGGATGAAGGTGTGGTGCTGGAGCAGGTactcagaggagaggaag